Genomic segment of Citrus sinensis cultivar Valencia sweet orange chromosome 7, DVS_A1.0, whole genome shotgun sequence:
TCGACCATCCGCAgatttaacatatatgttgaaatctttgagtttaaaaaaatggcCTTCAAAAGAGTCCAATCTATCGCTCAGACTAGCTGCCTCTTCCACTGTTTCTCGTAAAGCTTCATTCCCAAAAgataatttcaatttgtagAGATTACGTAGTCTAGGTAATATACCAGCCGGGAACTTCTTCAGCAGCGGCAAATAGAGATAAAGATGACTAAGGTTTTCCAACATTTCCATACCTTCTGGGACTTCTTCTATCACTGTTGCTTCGAGGTCCAAGTACTGGAGAGCCAACAGCTTTGCCAAAGAAGGAACTCGCTTTAATCTTCCACACATTCCAAGCAACAATGATCTGAGATTCGTCAAGTCAGAGACGGAACTTGGCAAGACTTCAATGTTGGTGCGAGAAAGATTCAGAACCTTCAAACCATGCATGTGCACAAAGAAGCATTCAGGAATCCTCTGTAAAAGTCCATTGCGTTGTAGCAACAAAGTTGAAAGAATTTCACAATGTGGGGACATATTTGAAGGGATTTCCTCGATGTTATTCCTCATCAGCGAAACTCTCTCGAGATTCTCTTCCCATTCTTGTTCACCTGGAAATTTTAGCAAACGTAGGCCAGCTTTCACCATGAATAAAGGACTCTCGCTTGTAATGCGTAACGCCATGTCTCTTATAAGATCATGCATCTTCACACAACTACCATCTTCAGCGCTTTCCAATAAGCAGCAATTTACAAGCCTGTTCAATATAGTATGCCCTCTATCATATTTTGCTTGCACATCCTTCACTTCTTCGATAAACCCTTCTGCAATCCAGTAATCTATCAGCTCATCCTTTGGTATGGCAAAGTCTTCAGGATACAGTGCACAATACAAGAAGCACTGTTGGAGCTTTTCATCTTTCAAGCGATGGTAACTGAATTCTAGTCGCCCGAGTACATCAGCATTTACGCCATTCCGACTTCTTACAAGTCCACGCAATTCATTGAGCGCATTTCTCCATTCGTGAATTTCTTCTTCGCCGCTCATGGAAGCAGCTACAGTTACAATTGCCAGCGGTAAACGACCACATTCCTCAACAACTTCGTTTATGATTTCTTTATTCAAAGCTGGAACTTGCAAAATGCTGTTGCCAACTCCGTctatgaacaaattaaatgcCTCCTGTTTAGAAAGCAATTCAACTGCGACTTGTTTACACTTCATAGACCGACAGACCCTATGTGAACGTGTAGTTATCACCAATTTGGATCCGTTCTCTTCACTAGGCTCAGGGATCCCTACTTCCTCGAGAGGAAATGCTTCCCACATATCATCTAGTATCAACACAAACTTCTCTTTAGCTTTCAACATTCCTAGCAACCTCCCTGCACGTCTTActttatcttcattttctgAAAGACTTTGTTTCAATGCAGTTGCAATATCAGTTTGCAGtttaaaaagatcaagtgGTTGAGACACAGTGACCCAAATCACATCATTGAACTTATTGGGCTTTTCCTGGAGTTTGTTGTTGATATGACTCATAATAGTGGTTTTACCAATACCACCCATACCCCAAACTCCTATCTTTGACACCTTATCACCCATGAGATCCTCCCAAATTTCCTCCACAATCTTCCCTGTCCTTTCCCCCACTAAATTGCTTGTTGTTGACAACGTCATTCCGCTGGTTGAAGGGGCATCACTCACATAACTAGTAAAAGCACAACCCTTTTGAATATACTCTTTCACTTCTTCAATCTTCTTCTCAACATCTTTTCCCAGACACGCACGTGAGAAGCAGTTTCCTTTCTCCACCTCCTGTTTAAAACTCTCTGCTTTCGTATTGATCCTTTGTACGTTTTTCAGCCAATCACTGACTTCATTACTTGGTTTTTTTCCTTGCTCACGCTCCGCCCTCGACAGTGTCGCTTCtatatcttttttcttgttttctaacTCCCGTAATACTCTGTCAAGTTCTTCCATATTTTCATCGAGCTTTCtgtaataatcaaaatattcgCATATGGGAGAACATACACACTTGAATAGATCACTGATTGGTCCGATAAGATCCATTGGCTGGTCCTAGAAGAGAATTAATCAGTATAGCATTAGCATAAGGTTTCTGCCAAATGCAATATTTGTTCAAAATTGCATCaaatttttacattaaatattataactactaataataaagataaataatttcatctgacttatttattaacttGAAAAAAGTTTTACTTATGTGGAACAAATATGCTTACATAAGATTTACAAAATATGCTGAGCCAAATCCTTGAAAGACATGATCTGAACACATATTTTGAGTTACGGATCCCCAGGCAATCCAATAAGAATTtggtaataattaataatatgtttcTCAGTTTGACATGACCAAAGAACTAACAGCATAtcagataaaataaatcaatggtGCAATataatctaaaagaaaatatagctTACCTGAATAAACCGGCTTGCTGTAGCTTCTTCAAATGTTTgtgatttttgttataatcCAAAACAATATGACCTTTTGCTGAATGGCACTACTCTTCGTGATTTgtcgggaaaaaaaaaaaggaaagaggaaaaaagaagGGTCAAGAATCATAATGAATGCTAGCTAGTAGCtacataaatattatgttagttaattttttttttcataatttataatttattattaaattaatttaatcattgaGGGTATATAAATCATTTggcttaattattatttttaaaatttttagattttataatcTACATCAAGACtagaagtaaaataaaaaattaacatataaaattaacacaGTTAATATAACTATAGAAGCATttaaacttaatttcaaatataagaGAGATTtcgcttaaaaaaaaaagagtttattcaattttaaatataacttaatttattctcAAAAGCAACcgagaaaaaaatatacaagtaTAATAATGAAGAATCGAAGAGAAACAATCCCAATAAATTATTCCAAAAGCAACtggtaaatttaaaaaaataaaaagagagtttctgaaaaaaaaaatacctgcAAGAGGATAAAGAAGAAACACAGTGCACGCTGCACAATAATGTCAGAGGCGCCTAACCCGTACGTTGGAATTGGGGTGAAATAATTGAGTTTGATGAACGAACTGAAGCCGCGTGTGTAACGATTAAGAGAGAAAGCCTTTATGATTTCTTTGTTGCACTGCTGGGCATTAATTAACTTTCTTACAGCATTGACTGTTAACTGGGTCCTGCTACTTTACAACGGGTGTTTGGTACcctattttatcatttagtGATTTAATCATTAAATCTAACCAAAAAGTTGCAGATGGGTTTTCATAGTTATTAATATTGTCATCCTTGATGTTtgctgaaaaattaaaaaaggtaaaagttCCTAAATGTTGACATATATGTccatattatttcaattttttgtacAGTTAAATCTATTGACCTAGTTTGACTATTAGCATGAGTATAGTGTATGGACAATAATGTAATCtcatgtaaaaattttaaaatgcacgaaaaattaacatgccttaataattttttttaacataatatctatttaatacacataattatttgaatatgtcaattaaaaaagaatacatgataaaaatatattaatttgttaacaataataatatatgatcgTAACGAACATGTATatgcataaattaaattttccaataatattattaatgaacaAGTTGCGTAATTCCTAaggtatatttaattaaatattttttattttgatattattatcttCTTGTGTATGATAactaaatttcatttttgttctttctttattcCTAATTAGCAGTTTAGCACCCATGAACTCTATTCtctatttttgtttccttcttttcataaactctaacctaataaaatagttttaattaaaaccaTCATATTTTAGAAGCAGATTTTTTTTATCGACAAAAATCCTACTATTGATTCTTTGGTCTATGCATTAGTgtgatttaaaagaattattaatttttcatacatGCCATTGAATAAAGATTTATAgctcttaaatttttattttttataaacttaCCCTTCTCTAAAGTTATTTGGTCTATAAACTTTTTcttgggaattttttttttgaatttatataaatgactatttttatgttaaataaaagataacaCAAGTAGAGAATAaatgattataaattatagATGATTGTTCTTTGTCGTTAATAGTAATTTAatgaattgttatttttataatattttttatgatttaattatagtaTGAGATTATTTGAACACACTAAATTACTTTCTACACCTAATTGCTCAAAAAACCCGTAgcctaaattaaaattagacaaTGTACACCtcataataatcaaaataacctcaattttattttttttaataataaattattcaccTCTGTTTTCTTAATCAAAATTGATCTTTTATAGACTAAATAAGTTTACAAAGTGTGGACtataaaatgaacaaaaaagtACTTTAAACTCCTAAAAATTCAACTCTTAATTTGATAGCAATAAACATTGATTTAtctctttattattaattttttttcacttgtaaTGGAAAAAGAATTCTCTGcaattttgttatcaattgCAAACTTACAACTCACAAATGGGAATTGGtgctaaatattaaataaggaTGCTCATATcttgtttttatgttttttttgtGCTATTTGCCTTTGGTTTTACGGTTAATTCATGATCATTATGCAATTcttcatatatatacacttctagtgtttatgtaatttttaaatattcgtCTACTGAAGGATTCCATAAAAGCCCAATTCATGTCTCGtgaaattaatgttaaaactTGCTTAAATTAGAGGTCTCCAACAACAAAGGTGGATGgtaattcaatttgattcctttgttccattaatttttacactatttttcttttttctttttcaattaatattatttgtttacaatgaaattttgtttagcttaaaataaattttgaatttaaattaggATAAGATCAAAGAAAAGTATAATTAGTTAAGTATATATTTTGTCCttaatagtaaattatttcataggcattttaataattgaaatttttaattaaaaaataggtgcaaaaattatttttaagtcaaatagcctaattttaattaaaaggagCTACTAcgtgtatttttattatttaaatatccaaaatgcttaatttattttttgtaagggtaaaattttgttaattgtcaACTCAATAgtataagtattaaaaattgaaaggaaTAGGACTTGAGtgtcaaaatttagaaatactacttagtttctttttttttttaattaacaaaacaaGGGGTTGCTTATCCTATTGGTAACGTAATTTTGCCCAGTTTGATAATTAAAAGGAAAGTGAAAATGAACTATACAATtcatgaatttgataaaaggaaagaaaataaaaaagagttgTACAATATATTTTAGTACTAAGCTCTCAAATTTTGTTTGGGTCAGATGAGCTCTATTCAAAATGTAGCTTTTTcagtttattataaataaatctcaTTTCTCATATCTCACGGtcgaaaaataatattaaatgaaaaaaaatcggACTGATTATGGAGAAAAGGTTAAGaagaatggaaaaataaaattattgctaTACTTATAactaaattgtaaataaaaaagaatgtaAGGGATTCAAtcaaaaaaagataaaagagcGGTACGGGGGTATTGTAGCTGCGTCCCTGTTAACTTTCTACTTAAATTatgttagttaatttttttttcataatttataattttttattaaattaatttaatcattgaGGGTATATAAATCATTTggcttaattattatttttaaaatttttagattttataatcTACATCAAGACtagaagtaaaataaaaaattaacactGTTATAACTATAGAAGCATttaaacttaatttcaaatataagaGAGATTTCgcttaattttttctaaacaaTAAGAGCagtcatttttcatttttttttcctttttaacgAGTGTCTTTAAGATAAGCGatgaaagtttgaaaaaaaaaaatcagtcaaCGAACAGCTACTTGTCTTCAATAATTCATAAGATGAAAGGGATGGTTATTGTCTTAGCTGGCCTGGCCACCACGCGTTGTTTTTAGTCAAAAAGTCTTTCGCAAGATGACTTTTTCTCTAATTGGctaatgcaattaaatttccAAATAAATGCAATGACGATATTTTCATTTCAGGTGCGACGTCGGTTCGATACATCCGATTTGATCGTAAgggaaaaatacaaatttagaggttatgattttttaacaCGTTAGAGGTTATGATTTAGAGGTTCGATACATCCGATTTAATACATTAGaggttatgatttttttatctattaataTAGTGAAATCTGCCTTTTTCTCTATTAGTTACATCCTTATTTTGTTCCTCACTTTatcactaaaaaataaaaaatacaaatttaaacacaataataaaaaaaatagtttctaATGTATTGAaatctatatatttttatataccttaaagaaaaagcacgcgcgcgcacacacacacacacatttatatatatataacaacaAACACATACAAAAATTAGGATCCCTTATCTTACAATAAATGTAAGATACACTTCTCACATGAATAATGTAGGGACTCCACATATACATTATTCATATGAGGAGAATGTATCGTATATTAATTGTAAGATAGGAATTGCCCAAAAATTAATGCTATGTTATACGCTATACATGGCCCCAGtttcaaattaaaacattGACATTAGTTGCGTTTTCACATTTGATAAGGACATGCAATAAATAACTTGTCTTCAATAATTAAGAAGATGAAAGGGAATCCAAACGCAcaatgaatgacatgtatcaCTCTTAGGCcatgtttggtttgaagagAGGggagaagaggaaaaaaatgaaatggagAGGAAGGGAGAAGAAAGGAGTGGAGGAGAgtagtgaaattaaatttcattgtttggtttgatataaaatatgataaggaaataaattacaattttttttagataaattgatcatttatcttaaatattaaactatttatattactaatgaaatgtaattttttatatataatggttGTTCGGCGGAGTTCCGGCAACTTTCCGACAACATCCGGCAACTTTCAAATTCTACATTATGATAgatattaaattcttatatattttgtctaatcaaacaatgaaaataaaaataaaatttaaattattttcctctTCTCCATTCTATACTCCCAACCAAACACCACATTGGGCCTTAACTGGCCTCCTACATCACCAGTAAGGCTAATAGTCTTCTTCGAATGACGACTTTTCTCTAACTGACACCTACAGTTAAATTTCCAAGTGGCCACTTGTCCACTACTCACGATGTCATATTTTAAGCTGAAGCTTCTTCGATTGCAAAATTGCGGACAACACAACCGAAGATGAAATGATACCTCGATATGTGTTTAGACTTTAAATTTTTCCGGACGGGGCTTCACCGATGTTATTCCTTGAAATTGCAATCAGACTACGCTCACAGTTACACCCTtgcaaatagaaaattaagtGGGGAAAATTTTTGTGGGTCCCAAAGAAATTAGAAAGGGAAAACTGAAATTTATTCGTgtttaattactaatttttcaCTACTAAATTGCAGATCCTCAGTCTCATTAGTTTTTCACAATCGTCAAGCAAGCTCTCATCAGGTGCAATAAACTCTTCATTAACACTTTTTTTATGGGCTCAAGTTCATACCTAGACAAATACATCTGGAAGTTTATATTTGTAAGTAAAATGGCATCAATATgctatggaaaaaaaaattagaagaattaaTATGGTCATTAATACAAATGACAATATGACATTAATATTCTCTGGAAAGATTTATATGGTCATTAATCCCAACTCTCTCTACACGTGACATTAACATTTcattttgacattttctttctACACATACAAATCCCAACTCTCTTTTCCTGTTAGATTCCAATAAAATAGATAATCAATTGTTGATAGTATCCATCTCAAGCTTAACTAAACTTCAAGGACCAATTCTGTCATAGAacaatcattaaaaaaataaatctaattgggttaaaataattataaataaattattttaaagaataaaaaagaattaaatttatttatatgaagtacaatttaaaatttttttattttttattgtgtagttattaatttaattgtagattaaattcatttttatatttgaattatattttataacaaatattgAAAGTTCAACACCAAAGGGAGAAATATACCTATAtgtatgttaaaaaaaaatatagttagTTATTTATTGAGGTCGAAAAGTATAAATTATTCTATCATGATTTCATTtctatacaaaattaaaattttcctctTACTTTTctattcattttcaaaatattttttagtgaTATAAAACACACTCCTTCATCGAGGGGCGAGCACCTCttcatcttattttttaagtcGAGATTTTAAGTTTTCTCGTGTGCATTGTGGATGTTAATTTAGATATTCATAATaagatataaattatatatttttaagattgGGGATTCAAGTCTTCTCTTGTGGTATCATCATACATAATCAGAAATAAATTGGACAATAgcacaaaaatgcaaaaagtatttcttttgttgggaGGATAATAAAGACTTCTATTGGGCTTTGGACTAATAAGAAACGACCTTATCATGCTATGTCCAGCCAGAAAGGCCCATTTTTTATTGTGACATTATACGCTGGGTCGAGACGTACTTGCAAGAATACACCTAGAGTGATCTGAAGTTACAAAATCTCCTCAATCGGACAATGAGAaacactttaaaaaattaacactcACAGTCGCACACGCCTTCCTTGAGAATGGGAATGCCAAAAGCGTACTTTTCGTTATAGAGCActtccttaaattaaaaaaaaaaagtttcaagaTAAACACTCACAGTCGCTGACGGCAGTGCCGTCAccctttaatcaaataatcaaagCATGTAAACAGAAGCAAGTTCTACCGTTTAAAAGTAATTAGTTGCTGTTTAATTTCCGCTGCTTGGAAACAGAATTGTATTTGACTTTTGACTTGGCTAATTGGCTTTTACTCTCTATCCTGGATGCTATGGAAATGGTGACACGGCTGGTAATGTTGTATTGGATTTCACTATTTAACTTACAATAGAAGGACCGTTACAATTACCATTTGCAAATGcaaattttgatt
This window contains:
- the LOC107175307 gene encoding probable disease resistance protein At5g43730 isoform X1, which produces MDLIGPISDLFKCVCSPICEYFDYYRKLDENMEELDRVLRELENKKKDIEATLSRAEREQGKKPSNEVSDWLKNVQRINTKAESFKQEVEKGNCFSRACLGKDVEKKIEEVKEYIQKGCAFTSYVSDAPSTSGMTLSTTSNLVGERTGKIVEEIWEDLMGDKVSKIGVWGMGGIGKTTIMSHINNKLQEKPNKFNDVIWVTVSQPLDLFKLQTDIATALKQSLSENEDKVRRAGRLLGMLKAKEKFVLILDDMWEAFPLEEVGIPEPSEENGSKLVITTRSHRVCRSMKCKQVAVELLSKQEAFNLFIDGVGNSILQVPALNKEIINEVVEECGRLPLAIVTVAASMSGEEEIHEWRNALNELRGLVRSRNGVNADVLGRLEFSYHRLKDEKLQQCFLYCALYPEDFAIPKDELIDYWIAEGFIEEVKDVQAKYDRGHTILNRLVNCCLLESAEDGSCVKMHDLIRDMALRITSESPLFMVKAGLRLLKFPGEQEWEENLERVSLMRNNIEEIPSNMSPHCEILSTLLLQRNGLLQRIPECFFVHMHGLKVLNLSRTNIEVLPSSVSDLTNLRSLLLGMCGRLKRVPSLAKLLALQYLDLEATVIEEVPEGMEMLENLSHLYLYLPLLKKFPAGILPRLRNLYKLKLSFGNEALRETVEEAASLSDRLDSFEGHFFKLKDFNIYVKSADGRGSKDYCLWLSASGKRRFLTHLIPKNYTHLEKLYKHKSVCLFACKICEREEPIVLPEDVQFLQMNRVHDVASLNDVLPREQGLVNIGKFSHDLKVIRFIYCGNLKNLFSLRLLPALQNLEVLKVEGCDSIEEIVAVDDEETEKELATNTIINTVTLPRLKKLRFSKLPEFKSVCSNNGVLVCNSLQEIEVYGCPKLKRLSLSLPLLDNGQPSPPAALKVIEIKKELWESLEWDQANAKDVLNPYCKFVGF
- the LOC107175307 gene encoding probable disease resistance protein At5g43730 isoform X2 is translated as MDLIGPISDLFKCVCSPICEYFDYYRKLDENMEELDRVLRELENKKKDIEATLSRAEREQGKKPSNEVSDWLKNVQRINTKAESFKQEVEKGNCFSRACLGKDVEKKIEEVKEYIQKGCAFTSYVSDAPSTSGMTLSTTSNLVGERTGKIVEEIWEDLMGDKVSKIGVWGMGGIGKTTIMSHINNKLQEKPNKFNDVIWVTVSQPLDLFKLQTDIATALKQSLSENEDKVRRAGRLLGMLKAKEKFVLILDDMWEAFPLEEVGIPEPSEENGSKLVITTRSHRVCRSMKCKQVAVELLSKQEAFNLFIDGVGNSILQVPALNKEIINEVVEECGRLPLAIVTVAASMSGEEEIHEWRNALNELRGLVRSRNGVNADVLGRLEFSYHRLKDEKLQQCFLYCALYPEDFAIPKDELIDYWIAEGFIEEVKDVQAKYDRGHTILNRLVNCCLLESAEDGSCVKMHDLIRDMALRITSESPLFMVKAGLRLLKFPGEQEWEENLERVSLMRNNIEEIPSNMSPHCEILSTLLLQRNGLLQRIPECFFVHMHGLKVLNLSHTDIEVLPSSVSDLTNLRSLLLRYCLRLRRVPSVAKLLALHYLDLEATRIEEVPEGMEMLENLSYLYLYSLPLKKFPTGILPRLRDLYKLKLSFGREALRETVEEAARLSNRLDTFEGHFSTLKDFNIYVKSTDGRGSKNYCLLLSASDMRGILITDLEVDKSVSLMNCKICEREEPIVLPEDVQFLQMFEVSDVASLNDVLPREQGLVNIGKFSHDLKVLSFVRCPNLKNLFSLQLLPALQNLEVLKVKVCFSIEEIVVVEDEETEKELATNTIINTVTLPRLKRLGFYFLPEFKSFCSNNGVLVCNSLQEIEVRGCPKLKRLSLSLPLLDNGQPSPPAALKVIEIKKELWETLEWDQANAKDVLNPYCKFVGF